Proteins from one Bifidobacterium sp. ESL0732 genomic window:
- a CDS encoding 3-isopropylmalate dehydrogenase has product MSTKKTYHIAVIPGDGIGKEIIPPAQEVMEKATEGVADFEYDEFDLGSQRYVRDGAVLPDEDLERIKKTDAILLGAIGDPRLDVPAGLLERGLLLKLRFDLDQYVNLRPSKLYKGVESPLKNPGNIDFVVVREGTEGMYCGVGGAIRKNTPQEVATEVSTNTAYGVERVVRYAYDLAMKRRKHITLVHKKNVLVNAGDMWQRIVDKVGEEYPEVSHDYLHIDATTIFMVTDPSRFDVILTDNLFGDIITDEAGAVVGGVGYSASGCINASNEYPSMFEPIHGSAPDIAGKGIANPTATILSTAMLLRHLGMDEPAAHIEEVVEADIAENAKKQRTTAEVGRDILARL; this is encoded by the coding sequence ATGAGCACTAAAAAAACATATCATATCGCCGTCATTCCAGGCGACGGCATTGGCAAGGAAATCATTCCCCCGGCCCAAGAGGTCATGGAGAAGGCTACCGAAGGTGTGGCCGACTTCGAATACGACGAATTCGATCTTGGTTCCCAACGTTATGTGCGTGATGGGGCGGTGCTGCCCGACGAGGATCTCGAGCGTATCAAGAAGACCGATGCCATTCTGTTGGGGGCCATCGGCGACCCTAGGCTCGACGTACCAGCCGGTTTGCTTGAACGTGGCTTGCTTTTGAAGCTGCGTTTCGATCTCGATCAGTACGTCAACCTGCGTCCCTCCAAGCTTTACAAAGGCGTTGAATCGCCGCTCAAGAACCCGGGCAACATCGATTTTGTCGTGGTGCGCGAAGGTACTGAGGGCATGTATTGCGGCGTCGGCGGCGCGATCCGCAAGAATACCCCGCAGGAGGTGGCCACCGAAGTCTCCACCAACACGGCCTACGGCGTCGAGCGTGTGGTGCGCTACGCCTACGATCTGGCGATGAAGCGCAGGAAGCACATCACCTTGGTGCACAAGAAGAACGTGCTGGTCAACGCTGGCGACATGTGGCAGCGGATCGTTGACAAGGTTGGCGAGGAATACCCCGAGGTCAGCCACGACTACCTGCACATCGACGCGACCACCATCTTCATGGTCACCGACCCGAGCCGCTTCGACGTCATCCTGACCGACAACCTCTTCGGCGACATCATCACCGACGAGGCCGGTGCCGTGGTCGGCGGCGTCGGCTATTCCGCTTCCGGCTGCATCAACGCCAGCAACGAGTATCCCTCGATGTTCGAACCCATCCACGGCTCCGCGCCCGATATCGCCGGCAAGGGCATCGCCAACCCAACCGCCACCATTCTCTCCACCGCGATGCTGCTGCGTCACCTTGGCATGGACGAGCCGGCTGCGCATATCGAAGAGGTCGTCGAGGCCGACATCGCCGAGAACGCGAAGAAGCAGCGCACCACGGCCGAGGTTGGACGGGATATTCTCGCGCGGCTGTAA
- a CDS encoding TM2 domain-containing protein, whose protein sequence is MPNTGYQAQGQQYDQPNYGQGGAAQGSPQPNQQPNYGQPQYGQQANYGQPQYGQADYRQSQQQNYGQPQYDRPQYGQQPNYGQADYAQTRYSQTQTSPSPQPGYGYASGNYGQQYGYSQNGYPQGGQPYAPQYGWTEPLPYGYQPRNKMVAGLLGIFLGWLGVHNFYLGHYGKAVGQLLLTVIGSIFFGLGAVASFIWGFIEGVLILSSDYGSPWHRDAKGVELRE, encoded by the coding sequence ATGCCAAACACTGGGTATCAGGCGCAGGGCCAGCAGTATGATCAACCAAACTATGGTCAGGGCGGCGCTGCTCAGGGAAGCCCACAACCCAATCAGCAGCCGAACTATGGCCAGCCGCAATACGGTCAGCAGGCCAATTATGGCCAACCGCAGTACGGCCAGGCCGATTATCGCCAGTCGCAGCAGCAGAACTATGGCCAGCCGCAATACGACCGGCCGCAATACGGCCAGCAGCCCAATTACGGTCAGGCCGATTACGCTCAGACCCGCTATTCCCAGACTCAAACCAGTCCTTCGCCCCAGCCCGGCTACGGTTACGCTTCCGGCAACTACGGCCAGCAGTATGGCTACAGCCAGAACGGATACCCGCAAGGCGGCCAGCCTTATGCGCCGCAATACGGCTGGACTGAGCCTTTGCCGTATGGCTACCAGCCCAGAAACAAAATGGTTGCCGGACTTTTGGGCATCTTTTTGGGATGGCTTGGCGTTCACAATTTCTATCTCGGCCACTATGGCAAGGCCGTTGGCCAGCTGCTACTGACGGTGATTGGTTCGATATTTTTCGGACTCGGTGCAGTAGCGTCCTTCATTTGGGGCTTTATCGAGGGTGTGCTCATCTTGAGTTCCGACTACGGTTCCCCCTGGCACAGGGACGCCAAGGGTGTCGAGTTGCGCGAATAG
- a CDS encoding lipoate--protein ligase family protein, translating into MRGEYKTPGGKLVGVDVVVNEAGKPVSSTIDGDFFVLGDDDAAQTMLSELGAALVARRPLAPIFQSYPSVRLVGVDDVAISTAYRRALRTEKNGSESETGCSICANVGVDDGSDISTSNNDAFHQLHEERWRSLRPLVVHDVPRAPAEQMATDEQWARQVAAGKRPAMLRFWSWSGRAVVVGRFQSIEQEVDVKAAKQADFAVVRRSTGGGAMFIEPGKTITYSFYAPKGFVEDVPVGESFRLCDQWLVDALKSLGIPAFFSGTNDIACVQGKIGGAAQRFFPPTDGGPGALLHHVTLAYDIDTEKMGKILRTSPEKLRDKAVKSAVKRVAPIRRQTDMGFEAVSAYLEEYAKLSYN; encoded by the coding sequence ATGAGAGGCGAATACAAGACCCCCGGCGGCAAACTGGTCGGAGTCGATGTTGTTGTGAACGAGGCCGGCAAACCGGTTTCCTCGACGATTGACGGGGACTTTTTCGTTCTGGGCGATGACGATGCCGCTCAAACCATGCTTTCGGAACTCGGGGCAGCACTCGTGGCGCGCAGGCCGTTGGCTCCGATATTTCAATCCTATCCGTCGGTCAGACTGGTGGGTGTCGACGACGTTGCGATCTCAACCGCGTACCGACGGGCTTTGCGGACAGAAAAAAACGGGTCTGAAAGCGAAACGGGCTGTTCAATTTGTGCAAATGTTGGTGTTGATGATGGTTCAGACATATCGACGTCAAATAATGACGCTTTTCATCAACTCCATGAAGAGCGTTGGAGGTCGCTGCGCCCGTTGGTGGTGCATGACGTTCCTCGCGCTCCCGCCGAACAGATGGCGACGGACGAGCAGTGGGCAAGACAAGTCGCAGCCGGCAAAAGGCCTGCAATGCTGCGCTTTTGGAGCTGGTCGGGCCGCGCCGTGGTGGTAGGCAGATTCCAATCAATCGAGCAAGAAGTCGACGTGAAGGCCGCAAAACAAGCGGATTTTGCCGTCGTTCGACGCTCAACTGGCGGAGGGGCGATGTTCATCGAACCGGGCAAGACGATCACCTATTCCTTCTACGCCCCCAAGGGTTTCGTCGAAGATGTGCCCGTTGGCGAATCGTTTCGTCTGTGCGATCAGTGGCTCGTCGATGCATTAAAAAGTCTTGGAATTCCAGCGTTTTTCAGCGGTACCAACGATATCGCCTGCGTTCAAGGCAAGATTGGGGGAGCGGCGCAACGGTTCTTTCCGCCGACAGACGGAGGGCCGGGAGCGTTGCTGCACCACGTCACGCTTGCCTACGATATTGATACCGAAAAAATGGGGAAAATACTTAGAACCTCACCCGAAAAGCTCCGCGACAAAGCCGTCAAATCGGCCGTCAAACGAGTTGCGCCGATCAGACGGCAAACGGATATGGGGTTTGAAGCGGTTTCCGCTTACCTCGAAGAGTATGCCAAGCTGAGCTACAATTAA
- a CDS encoding Crp/Fnr family transcriptional regulator, which produces MDSPNGANEADNELLQTALFKHVSHADAEELMPYMKRAEFEKGDYIFHEGSTDQRMYLLESGKVKLTREASDNRIQLLSIHTRGEILGEIPVFDPAGGPRTASAIAMNNGTQVGWLEHDTLFSWLNKHPRVAVDMLQVMANRMRANNEQISDLVFMDVPARLAKTLLDLASRFGEPVESGVKVPHDLTQEEMAQLVGSSRETVNKALMDFANRGWIAREGRSIIIYQPGALIRRSRH; this is translated from the coding sequence GTGGATAGTCCGAACGGGGCAAATGAAGCCGACAATGAACTTCTGCAGACGGCTTTGTTCAAGCATGTCTCCCACGCGGATGCGGAGGAGCTCATGCCCTACATGAAGCGTGCCGAATTCGAGAAGGGTGACTACATCTTTCATGAGGGTTCCACCGACCAGCGTATGTATCTGCTGGAAAGTGGGAAAGTGAAGCTCACCCGTGAGGCGAGTGATAACCGCATACAGCTTTTGAGCATTCATACCCGTGGCGAAATTCTTGGAGAGATTCCCGTCTTCGACCCGGCCGGTGGCCCCCGTACGGCTTCCGCCATCGCGATGAACAACGGCACGCAGGTGGGCTGGCTCGAGCACGACACCCTGTTCTCCTGGCTCAACAAGCACCCGCGCGTGGCCGTGGACATGCTGCAGGTGATGGCCAACCGCATGCGCGCCAACAACGAGCAGATTTCCGATCTCGTCTTTATGGATGTTCCAGCCCGCCTGGCCAAGACGCTGCTTGATCTGGCCTCCCGTTTCGGTGAGCCGGTGGAATCCGGTGTCAAGGTGCCGCACGACCTGACGCAGGAGGAGATGGCGCAGCTCGTGGGTTCCTCGCGTGAGACGGTCAACAAGGCGCTGATGGACTTCGCCAACCGAGGGTGGATCGCCCGTGAAGGCCGTTCCATCATCATCTATCAGCCTGGTGCGTTGATTCGTCGTTCCCGTCACTGA
- a CDS encoding transglycosylase domain-containing protein: MPQMKNNLTVRRVIALLLTYVTLCVAGGVVGGMFFIPGVLGLNGAARTIAPSLKTENIDFDVTSLPQKSTIYASDGKTVIASFYAQNRTVVPLRQVSQPMQQAVVAREDRRFFEHAGVDMQGVLRAFVQTFIRHGDTQGGSSLTQQYVKNVLLIEAKEKNDPIAEYHASEDTIARKIREMLIAVQMEKQYSKAEILQGYLNIAQFGRNNLYGVQTAAKRYFNVSAADLNIGQAATIAAITKNPAKYDPSVPENQPEAQKQRNIVLDLMLQQHFISQADHDKFRAEPIAQTLNLQDNSTQIGCQVAGDAGFFCDYATKQILNSKEFGKTAQDRSKLLNEGGLNIYTTMDVHANADAMQAARDTIPVDDPSGFEVTIAAIKPGTGEVLGFGINRTYDPTDAAKNDPTRTAVNYAVDEKDGGGGGWGVGSTWKPINLVAWMQSGKSITQSLRLSSYYPVGSFACANYGGQPYGWNVHNSEGGTASVESPLQGLIRSHNTTQAGMAQQIGLCPIGEAAKAIGYHNASGDPDPSTRATLERFNGSMTIGSVAASPLTMANVFGTLGANGVECTPIALKKVVNKAGKSMKVPSANCHQAIEPGIAQTVGYALNQGVVQPGGEAATTQLDGGRKTFAKTGTNEDTYMTTGGFSPNQVASFVSVNNAEVPISFNGKTINHKSYGQWYGMYIATPAWKDFMNRYLADIQAPVDNNYGAPDPKYMGGASTSTNNTGQSTTGNNTIPDRQGYEQQPQTQQQQPQTQQQQQ; encoded by the coding sequence ATGCCTCAAATGAAGAACAACCTCACTGTGCGACGCGTGATCGCTTTGCTGTTGACCTACGTCACCCTTTGCGTCGCCGGTGGTGTCGTCGGCGGTATGTTCTTCATCCCCGGTGTGCTCGGCCTCAATGGTGCGGCGCGCACCATCGCACCGTCTCTCAAGACGGAGAACATCGATTTCGACGTCACCAGCCTGCCGCAGAAATCCACTATTTACGCTTCCGACGGCAAAACCGTCATCGCTTCCTTCTATGCGCAGAACCGAACCGTGGTCCCGCTGCGCCAGGTCTCGCAGCCCATGCAGCAGGCTGTGGTCGCCCGTGAGGACCGCCGTTTCTTCGAGCACGCCGGCGTGGATATGCAGGGCGTGCTTCGAGCCTTCGTCCAGACGTTCATCAGGCACGGCGACACCCAGGGCGGTTCGTCGTTGACACAGCAGTACGTCAAGAATGTATTACTCATAGAGGCGAAGGAAAAGAACGACCCCATCGCCGAATACCACGCCTCGGAAGACACGATCGCCCGTAAGATACGCGAGATGCTGATCGCCGTTCAGATGGAGAAGCAGTATAGCAAGGCCGAGATCCTGCAGGGTTACCTCAACATCGCCCAGTTCGGGCGCAACAACCTTTACGGTGTCCAGACCGCCGCCAAGCGCTATTTCAACGTCTCCGCCGCAGATCTCAACATCGGCCAGGCCGCTACTATCGCGGCCATCACCAAGAACCCCGCGAAATACGATCCTTCGGTGCCGGAAAACCAGCCCGAAGCCCAAAAACAGCGCAACATCGTCCTTGACCTGATGCTGCAGCAGCATTTCATCTCGCAAGCCGACCACGACAAGTTCCGCGCCGAGCCCATAGCGCAGACACTCAATCTGCAAGATAATTCCACGCAGATCGGCTGCCAGGTGGCCGGTGACGCAGGGTTCTTCTGCGATTACGCCACCAAGCAGATCCTCAATTCCAAGGAATTCGGCAAGACCGCTCAGGATCGTAGCAAGCTTCTGAACGAAGGCGGGCTCAACATCTACACCACGATGGACGTGCACGCCAACGCCGATGCGATGCAGGCCGCGCGCGATACGATTCCCGTCGACGATCCCAGCGGCTTCGAGGTGACTATCGCGGCCATCAAGCCAGGTACCGGGGAAGTGCTGGGCTTTGGCATCAACCGCACCTACGATCCCACCGATGCCGCAAAGAACGACCCGACCCGCACGGCTGTCAATTATGCGGTCGACGAGAAAGACGGCGGTGGCGGCGGCTGGGGCGTTGGCTCCACGTGGAAGCCCATCAACCTGGTGGCCTGGATGCAGTCTGGAAAATCCATCACTCAGTCTTTGCGTCTGAGCAGCTACTATCCGGTAGGTTCGTTCGCCTGCGCCAATTATGGTGGACAGCCTTACGGCTGGAATGTACACAATTCCGAAGGCGGGACGGCCAGTGTGGAGTCTCCTCTTCAGGGCCTCATTCGTTCGCACAACACAACCCAGGCTGGCATGGCCCAGCAGATAGGGCTCTGCCCCATCGGCGAGGCAGCGAAGGCGATCGGTTACCACAACGCCTCGGGCGACCCCGATCCGTCCACGCGTGCAACCTTGGAACGCTTCAACGGTTCGATGACAATCGGCTCGGTGGCGGCCTCACCGCTGACGATGGCCAATGTTTTCGGCACTCTCGGCGCCAACGGCGTCGAATGCACCCCGATCGCGTTGAAGAAGGTCGTCAACAAGGCCGGCAAATCCATGAAGGTGCCTTCGGCCAACTGCCATCAGGCCATCGAGCCCGGCATCGCCCAGACCGTTGGCTACGCGTTGAACCAAGGTGTGGTCCAGCCCGGCGGCGAGGCGGCCACCACCCAACTTGACGGCGGACGCAAGACCTTCGCCAAAACCGGCACCAACGAGGACACGTATATGACCACGGGCGGTTTCTCGCCGAATCAAGTCGCCTCGTTCGTCTCGGTGAACAACGCTGAGGTTCCGATTTCCTTCAACGGCAAGACCATCAACCACAAGTCCTACGGCCAATGGTACGGCATGTATATCGCCACCCCGGCCTGGAAAGACTTCATGAACAGGTATCTTGCCGATATCCAAGCCCCTGTCGACAACAACTACGGCGCTCCGGACCCGAAGTATATGGGTGGTGCCAGCACTTCCACCAATAACACCGGCCAGTCCACTACGGGCAACAACACCATTCCCGACCGGCAGGGATACGAGCAGCAACCTCAGACCCAACAACAACAACCACAGACTCAACAACAGCAACAGTAG
- a CDS encoding DeoR/GlpR family DNA-binding transcription regulator, whose product MCDNVHMISSQRQHLILSRLRTRGAVRITALSKELGVSAMTVRRDIADLADKGLLKRVHGGAVTTSTLLSEPLFSVKSQMDIGLKDSIAQEAVKYVSPGDVIAIGGGTTSYIFAQHLLESQRASNITILTNSIPVAELVQALESKDVEVIVTGGVITRSNSLVGPISDKVIESLRVNTVFLGTHSVSVPRGFLMPNSLEAATDMAMMDIADRTIILTDHTKWSCTSLSLFARFDQVDTLITDDGLDSTSAEETRKLVKHLVLTKGPGQVEN is encoded by the coding sequence TTGTGCGATAATGTTCATATGATTTCGTCACAACGGCAGCATTTGATCTTAAGCAGGCTTCGTACCCGCGGCGCGGTACGGATCACTGCGCTTTCCAAAGAGCTCGGCGTTTCGGCCATGACGGTGCGTCGCGATATCGCGGACTTGGCCGACAAGGGGCTCTTGAAGCGCGTCCACGGCGGAGCGGTGACCACCAGCACGCTCTTGAGCGAGCCTCTGTTCTCCGTCAAATCCCAGATGGACATCGGGCTCAAGGACTCAATCGCGCAGGAAGCCGTCAAATATGTCTCGCCCGGCGACGTGATCGCCATTGGCGGCGGCACCACGTCATACATCTTCGCCCAGCATCTGCTGGAAAGCCAGCGTGCGAGCAATATCACCATCCTGACCAACTCCATCCCCGTCGCGGAACTGGTGCAGGCGCTGGAAAGCAAGGATGTCGAAGTCATCGTCACCGGCGGCGTGATCACCCGTTCGAATTCGCTGGTCGGTCCGATTTCCGACAAGGTCATCGAATCGCTGCGCGTCAATACCGTGTTTTTGGGCACGCATTCCGTCTCGGTACCCCGCGGTTTCCTTATGCCGAACTCGCTTGAGGCCGCCACCGACATGGCCATGATGGACATCGCCGACAGAACCATCATCTTAACCGACCACACCAAGTGGAGCTGCACCTCGCTTTCCCTCTTCGCACGTTTCGATCAGGTCGACACCCTCATCACCGACGACGGGCTTGACTCGACTTCGGCCGAAGAAACGCGCAAGCTGGTCAAACATCTGGTTCTGACGAAAGGCCCAGGGCAGGTCGAAAACTGA
- the galT gene encoding galactose-1-phosphate uridylyltransferase: MKQHEFKYYHPGKYASEHIRITPTKLADGRDFFYLDDDPEYVSGAKTRELVDPRPLADRFAPHRDADGNEVPYAEPIMRRDPLTGDWIPMAAARMNRPITAGPGATAKGNPLAARKPGDPYQDGEVPDTDYDVVIFENRFPSMVQVPGVPNVVTDVDGNPLWEQRPAAGRCEVICFDPNENGLPADLPVSRLRTVVEAWAFRTAEISHIDGIEQIFPFENHGAEIGVSLAHPHGQVYCYPFIPPKMETELKHTQSYHEKTGGNLLRDIMNAELEAGTRVVMRNSSWVAYVPAAARWPLEVHVAPMRDVLTIDELNDQERWDLASMYSHLLRRGNAFFDKGDGKGMDLPYISAWHQAPIHDSRRENYRLNLQFFSFRRAANKIKYLAGSESGMAAWVSDTTPERIAARFHELGPIDID, from the coding sequence ATGAAGCAGCATGAATTCAAGTATTATCATCCCGGAAAATATGCGTCTGAGCATATCCGCATCACGCCGACGAAGCTTGCGGACGGACGTGATTTCTTCTATCTGGACGACGACCCGGAGTATGTTTCCGGCGCCAAAACCCGCGAGTTGGTCGACCCTCGGCCGCTGGCCGACCGGTTCGCCCCGCATCGCGACGCCGACGGCAACGAAGTGCCGTACGCGGAGCCGATTATGCGTCGCGACCCGCTGACAGGCGACTGGATTCCGATGGCGGCGGCCCGTATGAACCGGCCGATTACCGCCGGTCCTGGGGCCACGGCCAAAGGCAATCCGCTCGCGGCACGCAAGCCCGGCGACCCCTATCAGGACGGGGAAGTGCCCGACACCGATTACGACGTGGTCATTTTCGAGAACCGTTTCCCCTCGATGGTACAGGTGCCCGGCGTGCCGAACGTGGTCACTGACGTCGACGGCAATCCGCTTTGGGAGCAGAGGCCCGCGGCCGGACGTTGCGAGGTCATCTGCTTCGATCCGAACGAGAACGGCCTGCCCGCCGATCTACCGGTATCGCGTCTGCGCACGGTCGTTGAGGCGTGGGCCTTCCGCACCGCCGAAATCTCGCATATCGACGGCATCGAGCAGATCTTCCCCTTCGAGAATCACGGCGCCGAAATCGGCGTCTCGCTGGCGCACCCGCACGGTCAGGTTTATTGCTACCCGTTCATCCCGCCGAAGATGGAAACCGAGCTAAAACACACGCAGTCCTACCACGAGAAGACCGGTGGTAACCTGCTGCGTGACATCATGAACGCCGAGCTTGAAGCCGGGACGCGCGTGGTGATGCGTAATTCCAGCTGGGTCGCCTACGTTCCGGCGGCCGCGCGCTGGCCTTTGGAGGTCCACGTCGCCCCGATGCGCGATGTCTTGACCATCGACGAGCTCAATGATCAGGAACGCTGGGACTTGGCCTCGATGTATTCGCATCTGCTGCGCCGCGGCAACGCCTTCTTCGATAAGGGCGACGGCAAGGGCATGGATTTGCCGTACATTTCGGCCTGGCATCAGGCTCCGATCCACGATTCGCGCCGCGAGAACTACCGGCTCAACCTCCAGTTCTTCTCGTTCCGCCGCGCCGCCAACAAGATCAAGTACCTGGCCGGCTCGGAATCGGGCATGGCCGCTTGGGTTTCCGACACGACGCCGGAACGCATCGCCGCCCGCTTCCACGAGCTCGGTCCGATCGACATCGACTGA
- the galK gene encoding galactokinase, whose amino-acid sequence MTSDNRTVQYLEPLNAKEAVGKVAELFVDTFGAAPKGVWSAPGRVNLIGEHTDYNAGLCLPIALPHRTFIALSPRKDTVVRLVSDMGDKAVTTTDLEDLKPLGVKGWGAYPAGVAWALREAGFAGVQGFDAAFVSCVPVGGGLSSSAAMTCSTALALDDVYDLGFGGTDAGRVRLIDAAMRAENDMAGASTGGLDQNASMRCQANRALLLDCRPELDAVQSAKQEPFNLGALGLELLVVDTQAPHQLNDGQYAERRKMCEDAARILKVKNLRVTADEIAASPDPFQALKETLDALPDPTMKKRVRHVVTEIARVRSFVRAFAAGDVTEAGRLFNASHDSLAADYEVTVPELDVAVDVARKHGAYGARMTGGGFGGSIIALVDKGQGRPVAQAIADQFAHRGFHAPRALAAVASDSAHKEA is encoded by the coding sequence ATGACGAGTGATAACAGAACCGTACAATATCTTGAGCCATTGAATGCCAAAGAGGCCGTCGGCAAGGTCGCTGAATTGTTCGTGGACACGTTTGGCGCCGCGCCTAAGGGCGTCTGGAGCGCGCCGGGGCGTGTCAACCTCATCGGCGAGCACACGGACTACAACGCCGGTCTGTGCCTGCCCATCGCGTTGCCGCATCGTACCTTCATCGCGCTCTCCCCCCGCAAGGACACTGTAGTCCGTCTGGTCTCCGATATGGGCGACAAGGCAGTGACCACCACCGACCTCGAAGACCTCAAGCCCTTGGGCGTGAAAGGCTGGGGAGCCTACCCTGCGGGAGTGGCGTGGGCTCTGCGTGAGGCCGGATTTGCCGGAGTCCAGGGCTTTGACGCCGCTTTCGTCTCCTGCGTTCCGGTCGGCGGCGGCTTGAGTTCCTCAGCGGCAATGACCTGTTCGACGGCGCTGGCGTTGGATGATGTCTATGACCTGGGCTTCGGCGGTACGGACGCAGGCCGAGTCAGGCTCATCGATGCCGCCATGCGCGCGGAAAACGATATGGCGGGTGCCTCGACCGGCGGGCTCGACCAGAACGCTTCCATGAGGTGCCAGGCCAACCGCGCATTGCTGCTTGACTGCCGTCCTGAACTTGATGCCGTGCAAAGCGCCAAGCAGGAACCGTTCAATCTCGGAGCGCTGGGGTTGGAATTGCTTGTAGTCGACACCCAGGCTCCGCACCAGCTCAACGATGGCCAGTACGCTGAAAGGCGCAAAATGTGCGAGGATGCCGCACGTATCCTCAAAGTCAAGAATCTGCGTGTCACGGCTGACGAAATCGCCGCCTCGCCCGATCCCTTCCAGGCGCTCAAGGAAACGTTGGACGCATTGCCGGACCCGACCATGAAGAAGCGGGTGCGTCATGTGGTCACCGAGATCGCGCGTGTCCGTTCGTTCGTCAGGGCGTTCGCCGCAGGAGACGTCACCGAGGCCGGACGCTTGTTCAATGCCTCCCACGATTCGTTGGCCGCCGACTATGAAGTCACGGTGCCCGAACTTGATGTGGCTGTGGATGTGGCGCGCAAGCACGGTGCGTATGGCGCCCGCATGACCGGCGGCGGCTTCGGCGGTTCCATCATCGCACTGGTCGACAAGGGCCAGGGCCGCCCGGTGGCGCAGGCCATTGCCGACCAGTTCGCGCATCGTGGTTTCCACGCTCCGCGCGCGTTGGCGGCAGTCGCCTCCGATTCCGCACATAAAGAGGCATAA
- a CDS encoding thiolase family protein, translated as MIGTQTLINDDDVVIAASWRTATGKFRGTLSGMSAVDMATDLVKRGLQRSGLSTEMFDQVILGNVLGTGSKQNVARQVQLGAGMPVVGTAMTVNQVCGSGLKAIRLAQSAITMGDADVVLAGGTESMSNATAFARRTGKNEFDFDDWHDTLHYDALNDAFGDYAMGVTAENLAKRFGVERETLDQFALDSQRKAAAAWDAGYFDGEVLPVAGLERDETMRPETNVEGLARLKPVFEAEGIVTAGNTSPLSDGAAVMVVTTFGKARKLGLKAQAVIRGYAEVGYRPDQMGYATIPAIKKVLERCGQQVADIDLYEVNEAFATQAWLTREQLDIDPARYNISGGALALGHALGASGARILTTLVHNLRRTGESLGVAALCVGGGQGVAMEVENIR; from the coding sequence ATGATCGGAACACAGACTTTGATCAACGATGACGACGTGGTCATCGCCGCTTCGTGGCGCACCGCAACCGGCAAGTTCCGTGGTACGTTGAGCGGCATGAGCGCGGTGGATATGGCGACCGATTTGGTCAAACGGGGATTGCAGCGTTCCGGCTTGTCTACCGAAATGTTCGATCAGGTGATTCTAGGCAATGTACTCGGCACCGGCTCCAAGCAGAACGTTGCACGCCAAGTGCAGCTCGGCGCGGGCATGCCCGTTGTTGGCACCGCCATGACCGTCAACCAGGTCTGTGGTTCCGGGCTCAAAGCCATCCGACTGGCCCAAAGCGCCATTACGATGGGCGACGCTGATGTGGTGCTGGCCGGTGGTACGGAAAGCATGTCGAACGCGACCGCCTTCGCGCGACGTACCGGCAAGAACGAATTCGATTTCGACGATTGGCACGATACCTTGCATTACGATGCGCTCAACGACGCTTTCGGTGACTATGCCATGGGGGTCACCGCCGAAAACCTTGCCAAGCGCTTCGGTGTGGAGCGCGAGACGTTGGATCAGTTTGCGCTCGATTCTCAGCGCAAGGCTGCCGCAGCTTGGGATGCCGGCTATTTCGACGGCGAGGTGCTGCCGGTCGCGGGACTTGAGCGTGACGAAACGATGCGGCCGGAAACAAACGTTGAGGGGCTGGCCAGACTTAAGCCGGTTTTTGAAGCAGAAGGTATTGTCACCGCCGGTAATACATCGCCATTGAGCGACGGTGCCGCCGTGATGGTGGTTACTACGTTCGGCAAAGCCCGCAAACTTGGCCTTAAGGCACAGGCGGTGATTCGTGGATATGCCGAGGTCGGCTACCGGCCCGACCAGATGGGTTACGCCACGATTCCGGCCATCAAAAAGGTGCTGGAACGCTGCGGACAGCAGGTCGCCGACATCGATCTGTATGAAGTCAACGAGGCGTTCGCCACCCAGGCCTGGCTGACGCGCGAACAGTTGGACATCGACCCGGCTCGTTACAACATTTCCGGCGGGGCGCTCGCGCTCGGGCATGCGCTCGGGGCGTCGGGAGCGAGAATATTGACTACGCTGGTTCATAACTTGCGTCGAACCGGAGAATCTCTCGGCGTCGCGGCGCTATGTGTCGGCGGCGGGCAGGGTGTGGCCATGGAGGTGGAGAACATACGATGA